The following proteins are co-located in the Poecile atricapillus isolate bPoeAtr1 chromosome 2, bPoeAtr1.hap1, whole genome shotgun sequence genome:
- the FZD6 gene encoding frizzled-6 isoform X2, with translation MDTFGIAWPEELECTRLINCDETAPATAAVTTNVHGTQKTPSQIRRDYGFWCPRHLHTTNGQGYKFLGIDQCAPPCPNMYFKNYELDVAKSFIGIVSIFCLCATLFTFLTFLIDVKRFRYPERPIIYYSVCYSIVSLMYFIGFLLGNRTACNEADDKLEIGETVVLGSQNKACTVLFMVLYFFTMAGTIWWVILTITWFLAAGRKWSCEAIAQKAMWFHAVAWGIPGFLTIMLLAMNKVEGDNISGVCFVGLYDLDASLYFVLLPLCLCVFFGLSLLLAGIISLNHVRQVIQHDGRNQEKLKKFMIRIGVFSGLYLVPLVALLGCYVYELVNRKIWETTWVFDHCDQYHIPCPYQAKALARPEIFLFLMKYLLTLIVGISPVFWVGSKKTCSEWANFFNRNRKRDPISESRRVLQESCEFFLRHNSKVKHKKKHYKSTSHRLKVISKSMGTSTGGTTNHGTSAVAITNHDYLSQETVAEIKTSPETSEKEIEADGASALRVEEGENSGDQMLPSAKLTVDHVERRNKADSTCHMSTLAESMRRVGEGRITPKNDFSESPSLQRSCSQMPDVSQSPSLSLLVYSASDTRRELDSGNSSNL, from the exons ACTAATCAATTGTGATGAGACtgctcctgccactgctgctgtaaCCACAAACGTACATGGAACTCAGAAGACCCCAAGCCAGATCCGAAGGGATTATGGATTCTGGTGTCCCCGACACCTACACACTACCAATGGACAAGGCTACAAGTTCCTAGGAATTGATCAGTGTGCACCCCCATGTCCCAACATGTACTTCAAAAATTATGAATTGGATGTGGCAAAAAGCTTCATTGGAATAGTTTCAATCTTTTGTCTTTGTGCTACACTTTTCACATTCCTGACTTTTCTGATTGATGTTAAAAGGTTTAGGTACCCAGAGAGACCAATCATATATTACTCTGTCTGTTACAGCATAGTCTCTCTAATGTACTTTATTGGATTTTTACTTGGGAACAGAACTGCCTGTAATGAGGCGGATGATAAGTTAGAAATTGGTGAAACGGTTGTTCTTGGCTCCCAAAACAAAGCTTGTACTGTCCTTTTCATGGTTTTGTACTTTTTCACTATGGCAGGAACAATATGGTGGGTGATTCTGACTATCACCTGGTTCCTTGCAGCGGGAAGAAAATGGAGCTGTGAAGCTATTGCACAAAAGGCCATGTGGTTCCATGCAGTTGCCTGGGGGATACCTGGTTTTCTAACCATTATGCTCCTTGCAATGAACAAAGTCGAAGGGGACAATATCAGTGGAGTTTGTTTCGTGGGTCTCTATGACCTGGACGCCTCTCTGTACTTTGTACTTTTGCCATTGTGCCTTTGTGTCTTTTTCGGTCTCTCTCTCCTTTTAGCTGGCATTATTTCTCTAAACCACGTGCGGCAGGTCATTCAGCACGACGGCAGGAACCAGGAGAAGCTCAAGAAATTCATGATCAGAATTGGAGTTTTTAGTGGTTTGTACTTGGTGCCACTTGTGGCACTTCTTGGATGTTACGTTTATGAACTGGTGAACCGGAAAATCTGGGAAACTACTTGGGTGTTTGACCACTGTGACCAGTACCATATTCCTTGCCCTTATCAG GCAAAGGCACTAGCAAgaccagaaatatttttgtttctgatgaAATATTTGCTAACATTAATTGTTGGCATATCTCCAGTGTTCTGGGTGGGAAGTAAAAAGACCTGTTCCGAATGGGCCAATTTCTTCAACAGAAATCGCAAAAGAga TCCAATCAGTGAGAGTCGAAGAGTGCTGCAAGAATCATGTGAATTTTTCTTGAGGCATAATTCCAAAGTTAAGCATAAAAAGAAGCACTACAAGTCAACTTCACACAGACTGAAAGTAATTTCAAAGTCAATGGGGACCAGTACAGGTGGCACAACAAATCATGGAACTTCTGCAGTAGCAATCACTAATCATGATTACTTAAGCCAAGAAACTGTGGCAGAAATTAAAACCTCTCCAGAGACATCTGAGAAAGAGATAGAGGCTGATGGAGCATCAGCCCTAAGAGTCGAGGAAGGTGAAAACAGCGGAGATCAAATGTTACCCAGTGCTAAACTGACTGTGGATCATGTGGAAAGGAGAAACAAAGCAGATAGCACATGTCATATGAGTACTTTGGCTGAGAGTATGAGGAGAGTAGGTGAAGGAAG AATAACTCCTAAAAATGATTTTAGTGAATCCCCTTCACTACAAAGGAGCTGTTCCCAAATGCCTGATGTCTCACAGTCACCTTCCCTATCACTGCTTGTCTACTCAGCTTCAGACACCAGAAGAGAGTTGGATTCAGGAAACAGTTCTAACCTTTGA